One Fusarium falciforme chromosome 1, complete sequence genomic window carries:
- a CDS encoding NADH-cytochrome b5 reductase: protein MFARTFRAAQPLKRSVRRYATEAGGAGGSNAILFAGGAAVLGGAAYWYFSGASSPAAAAADVKQAVGAEPKKAFTGGDQGFLSLKLAEVEIVNHNTKRLRFELPEPDQVSGLPIASAILTKYKGPEDEKATLRPYTPTSDEGEKGFIDLVVKKYPNGPMSTHIHNLVPGQRLDIKGPLPKYQWEENKHTHIALIAGGTGITPMYQLTRAIFNNPNDKTKVTLVFGNVTEEDILLKKQFDELENTYPQRFRAFYVLDNPPKEWVGNKGYISKELLKTVLPEPKEENIKLFVCGPPGLMKAISGNKVSPKDQGELTGSLKELGYSQEQVYKF from the exons ATGTTTGCCAGAACCTTCCGCGCGGCTCAGCCTCTCAAGAGG TCCGTCCGCCGCTATGCCACCGAGGCCGGCGGCGCGGGCGGCTCCAACGCCATCCTGTTCGCCGGCGGTGCTGCTGTCCTCGGCGGTGCCGCGTACTGGTACTTCAGCGGAGCCTCGTCgcccgctgccgccgccgcggaTGTGAAGCAGGCGGTCGGTGCTGAGCCCAAGAAGGCCTTCACTGGCGGTGATCAGGGTTTCCTCTCtctcaagctcgccgaggtcgagatcgtcaaccacaacaccaagcgcCTGCGCTTCGAGCTTCCTGAGCCCGACCAGGTCTCTGGTCTTCCTATTGCTAGCGCCATTCTGACCAAGTACAAGGGCCCCGAGGACGAGAAGGCCACTCTCCGACCTTATACCCCCACCAGCGATGAGG GCGAGAAGGGTTTCATTGACCTCGTTGTCAAGAAGTACCCCAACGGCCCCATGAGCACCCACATCCACAACCTGGTTCCCGGCCAGCGCCTCGACATCAAGGGCCCTCTGCCCAAGTACCAGTGGGAGGAGAACAAGCACACCCACATCGCCCTCATCGCCGGCGGTACCGGCATCACCCCCATGTACCAGCTCACTcgcgccatcttcaacaaccccaacgacaagaccaaggtcaCCCTCGTCTTCGGCAACGtcaccgaggaggacatcctcctcaagaagcagtTCGACGAGCTCGAGAACACCTACCCCCAGCGCTTCCGCGCTTTCTACGTCCTCGACAACCCCCCGAAGGAGTGGGTCGGCAACAAGGGCTACATTTCCAAGGAGCTCCTCAAGACTGTCCTCCCCgagcccaaggaggagaacaTCAAGCTGTTTGTCTGCGGCCCTCCCGGTCTGATGAAGGCCATCTCGGGCAACAAGGTCAGCCCCAAGGACCAGGGCGAGCTGACCGGCTccctcaaggagctcggctACTCGCAGGAGCAGGTGTACAAGTTCTAA
- a CDS encoding Protein-serine/threonine phosphatase, translating to MEAANGGSAAQGQNGSGGQSDGYKLTFCTVCASNNNRSMEAHLRLSQAEYPVISFGTGSLVRLPGPTITQPNVYHFNKTSYDSMFKELESKDPRLYKNNGILNMLNRNRGVKWGPERWQDWQVGVPRLNHSKDRGSEGTEGGLVDVVITCEERCWDAVIDDLLNRGSPLNRPVHVINVEIKDNHEEAAVGGQGILDLANSLNAVAREERDSIGAAAFDNGSAASRATFDERVPDVLASWQERWPNLPATWTLAWF from the exons ATGGAGGCTGCGAACGGAGGATCCGCCGCTCAGGGTCAGAATGGCTCGGGTGGGCAGTCTGACGGATACAAGCTCACATTCTGCACTGTATGTGCGAGTAACAATAACAG ATCCATGGAGGCACATCTCAGACTTTCCCAGGCGGAGTACCCAGTCATATCATTTGGTACTGGATCTCTTGTCCGTCTGCCGGGTCCCACTATCACACAGCCCAACGTCTATCACTTCAACAAGACATCCTACGACAGCATGTTTAAGGAACTTGAATCCAAGGATCCCCGGCTGTATAAAAACAACGGAATCTTGAACATGCTTAACCGAAATCGAGGCGTCAAGTGGGGACCTGAACGCTGGCAAGACTGGCAAGTAGGTGTCCCTCGCCTGAACCATTCTAAGGACCGTGGTAGCGAGGGCACCGAGGGTGGCTTGGTTGATGTGGTCATTACCTGTGAGGAGCGGTGCTGGGATGCCGTTATTGATGACCTTCTTAACCGGGGATCTCCCCTCAATCGACCTGTCCACGTTATCAACGTCGAGATCAAGGATAACCACGAAGAAGCCGCTGTTGGTGGTCAGGGCATTCTGGACCTTGCCAATTCTCTCAACGCCGTGGCTCGAGAAGAGCGAGACTCTATCGGCGCCGCCGCATTTGACAACGGCTCCGCTGCTAGCAGAGCCACTTTTGACGAGCGAGTTCCCGATGTCCTTGCCTCCTGGCAGGAGAGATGGCCCAACCTTCCGGCTACATGGACCTTGGCTTGGTTCTGA
- a CDS encoding SH3 domain-containing protein, whose product MYPSTLPYTQVRDFAYPVTHPLHYGPPPEPSGPPSGMTTPASEHRRLSDPPASWEQKMPWDSWGTDAYNRGHELAPIQFGDGPPWSEDEDLQSPVVATRHRKHKSTSAAAALRGRTREVDLHPSNFDHERGYYVGTGGDGSERYYVNNGGEANGPGGEYVTYPPDQARHSRAYHIAQQPRPADGGEYYQPGSDASSPPSSPGYNEEDQSRYSRDYQFTITSPDEEFHGKAVALFDFERENENELPLVEGQIIWVSYRHGQGWLVAEDPKTQESGLVPEEYVRLLRDIEGGMNSLTGQLVEGNGSPNDVGTPTQAEHSGQYGHTPSSSNATNGYHQPIVSMFSTSSKDLDPYPTQQLGLHSGQAPPQVIHYHGQRGGSQANTPTMAQTQDVGMLRRESHDSGRQRDSTSTPVQTKPPMELPEPGGVEEAAEKENER is encoded by the coding sequence ATGTACCCGTCGACTCTACCATATACTCAGGTGCGGGACTTTGCATACCCAGTCACGCACCCGTTGCACTATGGTCCGCCACCAGAGCCCTCGGGTCCGCCCTCGGGCATGACAACCCCGGCAAGCGAGCATCGCAGACTATCAGACCCTCCGGCCTCTTGGGAACAAAAGATGCCCTGGGATTCATGGGGTACCGATGCATACAACCGTGGCCATGAGCTTGCTCCCATTCAATTCGGAGATGGTCCCCCGTGgagcgaggatgaagacctACAAAGCCCCGTCGTCGCTACACGACACCGCAAACACAAGTCGACCTCGGCAGCTGCGGCATTAAGGGGAAGGACTCGCGAGGTTGATCTGCACCCGTCCAACTTTGATCATGAGCGGGGTTATTACGTGGGAACCGGTGGGGATGGCAGCGAGAGATATTATGTGAACAACGGCGGCGAGGCCAACGGCCCTGGTGGAGAGTATGTCACTTATCCGCCGGACCAGGCACGACACAGCCGGGCATATCATATTGCCCAGCAGCCCCGTCCTGCCGACGGCGGTGAGTATTATCAGCCCGGGTCAGATGCTTCCAGCCCCCCATCGTCCCCAGGATACAATGAAGAGGATCAGTCTCGCTATTCACGAGATTATCAGTTTACCATTACATCGCCGGACGAGGAGTTCCACGGCAAGGCCGTCGCCTTGTTCGACTTCGAGCGGGAGAACGAAAACGAGCTGCCCCTGGTAGAGGGCCAAATCATCTGGGTCTCGTACCGGCACGGGCAGGGCTGGCTGGTGGCCGAGGACCCGAAGACGCAGGAGAGCGGCCTGGTGCCCGAGGAATACGTCCGACTCCTTCGGGACATTGAGGGTGGAATGAACAGCCTGACGGGCCAGCTGGTGGAGGGAAACGGCTCCCCAAACGATGTGGGCACGCCTACTCAAGCGGAGCATAGCGGTCAATATGGCCACACTCCATCTTCCAGCAATGCGACTAACGGGTACCATCAGCCTATCGTGTCGATGTTCTCGACCTCGAGCAAAGACCTTGACCCGTATCCGACCCAGCAGCTGGGACTACACTCAGGACAAGCACCTCCTCAGGTCATCCACTACCACGGGCAGCGAGGAGGGAGCCAGGCAAACACCCCGACAATGGCTCAGACCCAAGACGTGGGGATGCTGAGGAGGGAGAGTCACGACTCTGGGAGGCAGAGAGACTCTACCTCCACGCCGGTACAAACCAAACCGCCGATGGAGCTGCCGGAGCCAGGGGGCGTTGAGGAAGCCGCGGAGAAGGAGAACGAGAGGTGA